A DNA window from Paenibacillus andongensis contains the following coding sequences:
- a CDS encoding CoA transferase subunit A, with protein sequence MNKICSSMEEAVSDIRDGATLIVGGFGLCGIPENLIAALKAQGTKDLCVVSNNCGVDDCGLGRLLANKQIKKMISSYVGENKTFEQQFLSGELEVELVPQGTLAERIRAGGAGIPGFYTASGVGTLVAEGKELKTFDGRTYLLEKGIVGDFALVKAWKADPLGNLVFRKTSRNFNPLAAAAGKVTIAEVEEIVQVGELNPDDIHTPGIYVQRIVKGASYEKRIERLTVRSKEVSV encoded by the coding sequence ATGAATAAAATATGTTCTTCCATGGAGGAAGCTGTATCGGATATTCGTGACGGAGCCACGTTAATTGTTGGCGGTTTCGGGCTTTGCGGGATTCCGGAGAATCTGATTGCGGCGCTTAAAGCGCAAGGAACCAAAGATTTATGCGTAGTTAGCAATAACTGCGGGGTAGATGATTGCGGCCTTGGACGGCTGCTGGCCAATAAACAAATCAAGAAAATGATTTCCTCCTACGTGGGAGAAAACAAAACGTTTGAGCAGCAGTTTTTAAGCGGAGAGCTCGAAGTGGAACTGGTTCCTCAAGGGACGCTTGCCGAGCGAATTCGCGCTGGCGGAGCCGGCATTCCGGGGTTCTATACAGCTTCAGGCGTAGGCACTTTAGTCGCAGAGGGCAAGGAGCTCAAAACATTTGACGGACGGACTTATCTATTGGAAAAAGGGATTGTTGGTGATTTTGCCTTGGTCAAAGCTTGGAAAGCTGACCCGCTGGGCAATCTAGTGTTCCGCAAAACATCGCGCAACTTCAATCCGCTGGCAGCAGCAGCAGGGAAAGTGACGATCGCTGAGGTGGAAGAAATTGTGCAGGTGGGCGAGCTGAACCCGGACGATATTCATACGCCAGGTATTTATGTGCAGCGGATTGTGAAGGGTGCGTCCTATGAAAAACGGATTGAGCGTCTCACGGTTCGAAGTAAGGAGGTATCGGTATGA
- a CDS encoding 3-hydroxybutyrate dehydrogenase gives MSRFLENRVALITGAASGIGLEIARTYAREGAKVVISDINGEQANLAALRLQEEGFEAIGVKCDVTQEPQFVEAIETVVQTYKRLDILVNNAGLQHVAPIEDFPVEKFEFMIKVMLTGAFIGIKHAFPIMKEQGFGRIINMASINGVIGFAGKAAYNSAKHGLIGLTKVAALEGAAHGITVNALCPGYVDTPLVRGQLQDLAKTRNVPLERVLEEVIYPLVPQRRLLAVEEIADYAMLIASDKLRGVTGASLLIDGGYTAQ, from the coding sequence ATGTCCAGGTTCTTGGAAAATAGAGTCGCTTTAATAACAGGAGCGGCAAGCGGTATCGGTCTTGAAATCGCTCGCACTTATGCACGGGAAGGAGCCAAGGTGGTCATTTCCGACATCAATGGTGAACAAGCGAATCTGGCTGCGCTGCGGCTGCAGGAAGAAGGCTTTGAAGCTATAGGGGTCAAATGTGATGTAACGCAGGAGCCGCAATTTGTCGAAGCCATTGAAACCGTGGTTCAAACCTATAAACGGCTGGATATTCTCGTCAATAATGCAGGGCTGCAGCATGTTGCACCTATTGAGGATTTCCCCGTAGAAAAGTTTGAATTCATGATCAAGGTGATGCTGACAGGTGCTTTTATCGGAATTAAGCATGCCTTTCCTATCATGAAGGAACAAGGCTTTGGCCGGATCATAAATATGGCTTCGATCAACGGAGTGATTGGCTTTGCAGGCAAAGCGGCCTATAACAGCGCAAAGCACGGGTTGATTGGCTTGACGAAGGTAGCGGCACTGGAAGGTGCCGCTCACGGCATTACGGTGAACGCGCTGTGTCCGGGATATGTAGATACACCTCTTGTTAGAGGCCAGCTGCAGGACTTGGCGAAAACGCGCAATGTTCCTCTGGAACGTGTCCTTGAAGAAGTGATTTACCCTTTGGTTCCACAAAGGCGCCTCTTAGCTGTAGAGGAAATTGCTGACTATGCGATGTTGATTGCAAGCGATAAATTACGAGGGGTTACGGGAGCTTCACTACTAATCGACGGCGGTTACACGGCACAGTAA
- a CDS encoding GntP family permease, whose product MFIEIVAIVLSLGLLMFFAYRGYPVIVFAPIFTLLAVLISGIALMPSYTEVYMVNAANYVKNFFPIFLLGAVFGKVMELNGAASSIAQSLVKALGSKRAMLSVVLACGILTYGGVSLFVVAFAVYPFAVSIFREANIPKRLIPGTIALGAFTFTMDALPGTPQIQNIIPTTYFGTDSYAAPILGIIGGLIVFGLGLFWLERRRKQAEAAGEGYGLGHKNEPEGLENQKYPNLWVSIIPLVLVLVFNYLLSRGFLTVNNWYSAELLKTFNIANVKTVSSSWALIVALLIGILSAICINVRVVQSKLAAGLTAAAIGALLAIFNTASEVGFGNVVKTLPGFKAIQGWILGLSSHPLISEAISVNVLAGVTGSASGGLSIALEVMGKQYLEAANNAGISPELLHRIASMASGGMDTLPHNGAVITLLAITGLTHRQSYKDIFAITVIKTVTVLVLAIILSIF is encoded by the coding sequence ATGTTTATTGAGATTGTAGCGATTGTGTTATCCTTAGGCCTTCTGATGTTTTTTGCTTACAGAGGCTATCCGGTCATCGTGTTCGCACCTATTTTCACCTTGCTGGCTGTATTGATTTCGGGGATTGCTTTAATGCCGAGCTATACAGAAGTGTATATGGTGAACGCAGCGAATTATGTGAAAAACTTTTTCCCTATCTTCCTATTGGGAGCTGTGTTCGGTAAAGTGATGGAATTGAACGGTGCGGCGTCCTCCATTGCGCAATCGTTAGTGAAGGCATTGGGGTCGAAGAGAGCGATGCTTTCCGTTGTTCTTGCTTGTGGTATCTTAACGTACGGCGGTGTTTCTTTATTTGTGGTAGCGTTTGCAGTGTATCCTTTCGCTGTTTCGATCTTCCGAGAAGCGAATATTCCGAAGAGATTGATTCCCGGTACGATCGCTTTGGGGGCATTTACGTTTACAATGGATGCGCTTCCAGGAACGCCGCAAATTCAAAATATTATTCCTACAACCTATTTCGGAACAGATTCTTACGCAGCTCCAATCCTTGGTATTATTGGCGGTCTTATTGTATTTGGCTTAGGGCTGTTCTGGTTGGAACGCAGACGCAAGCAAGCGGAAGCTGCTGGTGAAGGCTATGGCTTAGGACATAAGAATGAGCCTGAGGGATTGGAAAATCAGAAATATCCGAATCTCTGGGTATCCATCATCCCATTGGTGCTGGTCTTGGTATTTAACTATTTGCTGAGCAGAGGCTTCTTAACGGTAAACAATTGGTATTCAGCTGAACTTTTGAAAACGTTTAATATTGCCAACGTAAAAACGGTATCGTCCTCCTGGGCATTGATCGTGGCCTTGCTAATCGGTATTCTGTCTGCAATCTGTATTAATGTGCGCGTTGTTCAAAGCAAATTGGCGGCAGGCTTAACTGCAGCGGCAATAGGGGCACTTCTTGCCATTTTCAACACGGCGTCTGAAGTAGGTTTCGGTAATGTCGTAAAAACACTGCCGGGCTTCAAAGCGATTCAAGGTTGGATTTTAGGCTTAAGTTCCCATCCGCTTATCTCTGAAGCCATTTCCGTGAATGTGCTGGCTGGCGTTACGGGCTCTGCATCTGGAGGGTTGTCTATCGCTTTGGAAGTCATGGGTAAGCAATATTTGGAAGCAGCCAACAATGCAGGGATTAGCCCGGAACTGTTGCACCGGATTGCTTCCATGGCATCGGGTGGTATGGATACGCTTCCTCATAATGGTGCCGTTATCACACTCCTTGCCATTACAGGTCTCACACATCGACAGTCGTACAAGGATATTTTCGCAATTACGGTTATCAAAACAGTAACGGTTCTCGTGCTCGCGATCATTTTATCGATTTTTTAA